In Bacillus sp. (in: firmicutes), a single genomic region encodes these proteins:
- the rlmD gene encoding 23S rRNA (uracil(1939)-C(5))-methyltransferase RlmD codes for MSKLKQNKQSFETDKKRPQSKSFKDNQTNIAQLQVGQEFPLTIKRLGINGEGVGFFKKQAVFVPGALPGEVIVAVATKVLPNYTEAKVKKIRQKSPYRIQPLCPIYEECGGCQLQHLDYKQQIKEKRDIVIQALERHTNLNIDQLDIRETIGMEHPWGYRNKSQLQVGREDQKILAGLYGINSHQLIDISDCLVQHPSTNKVTQVVKGILQNLDISIYNERKRQGLVRTIVTRVGFQSGEIQLVIVTAKREFPKKELFVAEVKKQLPEVKSILQNINGEKTSLIFGEETIHLEGEEVIQETLGDLSFELSARAFFQLNPEQTVKLYDEVKKAAQLTGKEKIVDAYCGVGTIGLWLADGAAEIRGMDTIPESIEDAKLNATRHNFKHATYVVGKAEHWLPKWQKEGWRPDVIVVDPPRTGCDQNFLQTVLKLKPKRMVYVSCNPSTLAKDIQFLSKAYKVEYIQPVDMFPHTSHIECCVVLYHKDYKDEETGKEMKIEVAAEL; via the coding sequence ATGTCCAAGTTAAAGCAAAACAAGCAAAGTTTCGAAACCGATAAAAAAAGGCCCCAATCAAAATCATTTAAAGACAATCAGACAAACATAGCACAGCTACAGGTCGGACAGGAATTTCCGCTCACGATTAAAAGATTAGGTATAAACGGTGAAGGAGTTGGCTTTTTCAAAAAACAAGCTGTGTTTGTACCAGGGGCATTACCAGGTGAGGTCATCGTCGCGGTTGCCACAAAGGTTCTTCCGAATTATACAGAGGCAAAAGTAAAAAAAATCCGTCAAAAATCACCGTACCGCATTCAACCGCTCTGTCCCATTTATGAAGAATGCGGTGGCTGTCAGTTACAACACTTAGATTACAAACAGCAGATAAAAGAGAAGCGGGATATCGTCATTCAAGCATTGGAACGACACACAAATCTAAACATTGATCAACTTGATATTCGTGAAACAATTGGGATGGAACATCCATGGGGTTATCGGAATAAAAGTCAGCTACAGGTAGGGCGTGAAGACCAAAAAATTTTAGCTGGTTTATATGGGATTAACTCACATCAACTCATTGATATTTCCGATTGCTTGGTTCAACATCCAAGTACAAACAAAGTCACTCAAGTAGTCAAAGGAATATTACAAAATCTAGATATTTCAATTTATAACGAAAGAAAACGGCAAGGACTTGTACGGACAATTGTCACTAGAGTTGGTTTTCAATCAGGGGAGATTCAGCTCGTCATCGTTACAGCAAAAAGGGAGTTTCCGAAAAAAGAGCTATTTGTTGCAGAAGTAAAAAAGCAGCTACCAGAAGTCAAATCCATTTTGCAAAATATTAATGGGGAAAAAACGTCCCTTATATTTGGCGAGGAAACAATCCATCTTGAAGGTGAGGAAGTCATCCAAGAAACATTAGGGGATTTATCATTTGAACTCTCAGCACGGGCATTTTTCCAGTTGAATCCTGAGCAAACCGTGAAGCTATATGATGAAGTAAAAAAAGCAGCGCAATTAACAGGGAAAGAAAAAATTGTGGATGCCTACTGCGGTGTCGGCACAATCGGTCTCTGGCTGGCAGATGGAGCAGCAGAAATCCGCGGCATGGACACAATCCCAGAGTCGATTGAAGACGCAAAACTAAATGCAACCAGACATAATTTCAAACATGCAACCTATGTCGTAGGCAAGGCTGAACATTGGCTACCTAAATGGCAAAAAGAAGGATGGCGTCCAGACGTTATCGTAGTAGACCCACCGCGAACAGGCTGTGACCAAAACTTTCTTCAAACCGTGTTAAAGCTAAAACCAAAGCGGATGGTGTATGTATCCTGTAACCCATCAACGCTTGCTAAAGATATTCAGTTTTTAAGCAAGGCATATAAAGTTGAATATATTCAGCCGGTGGATATGTTTCCGCATACATCTCATATAGAATGTTGCGTAGTGCTATATCATAAGGATTATAAAGACGAAGAAACAGGCAAAGAAATGAAGATTGAAGTGGCAGCTGAGTTGTAA
- the pdaA gene encoding delta-lactam-biosynthetic de-N-acetylase, giving the protein MVIAILLLLSCTFTIQAEAETVPNKPYHWGMKKSRNEEPADAGELFKNVLAKYGSFYLGDTSKKEIYLTFDNGYENGYTADILDVLKKKKVPATFFITGHYITENADLVKRMVNEGHIVGNHSWHHPDLTQASDIRLKKELQLIKEEYEKVTGRTDMMYLRPPRGIFSERTLKLSRDLGYVNVFWSLAFVDWYVNNQKGWKYAYDNIVGQIHPGAVILLHTVSEDNARALSKVIDTLREKGYTFKSLDDLMLEKSMPKPLLYQNYMK; this is encoded by the coding sequence ATGGTTATAGCTATATTATTACTGTTAAGTTGTACATTTACTATACAAGCTGAAGCAGAAACGGTTCCGAACAAACCTTATCATTGGGGAATGAAAAAAAGCCGGAATGAAGAGCCTGCTGATGCGGGAGAATTATTTAAAAATGTCCTAGCAAAATACGGTTCCTTTTATTTAGGTGACACATCAAAGAAAGAAATTTATTTAACGTTCGATAATGGCTATGAAAATGGCTACACAGCAGATATTTTAGATGTGTTGAAAAAGAAGAAAGTACCGGCAACTTTTTTTATAACGGGCCATTATATAACTGAAAATGCAGACCTTGTAAAAAGAATGGTGAATGAAGGACATATTGTTGGCAACCACTCTTGGCACCACCCCGATCTAACACAAGCAAGTGATATTCGCCTAAAAAAAGAGCTGCAGCTTATTAAAGAGGAGTATGAAAAAGTAACAGGCAGAACAGATATGATGTACCTTAGGCCACCAAGAGGCATTTTTAGTGAACGAACATTAAAACTTTCGCGAGATTTGGGATATGTAAATGTGTTTTGGTCTCTTGCTTTTGTTGATTGGTACGTTAACAACCAAAAGGGTTGGAAATATGCATATGATAATATCGTGGGCCAAATTCATCCTGGAGCTGTTATTCTCTTGCATACCGTATCGGAGGATAACGCTAGAGCTCTCTCAAAAGTTATCGATACTTTAAGGGAGAAAGGATATACGTTTAAAAGCTTAGATGATTTAATGTTGGAAAAGTCAATGCCAAAACCGTTATTGTATCAGAATTATATGAAATAG
- a CDS encoding fumarate hydratase, which translates to MEQLFESMYKLVVETSTKLPKDARRAIYKAKLSESAGTRSAISLDTISTNIIMAEENISPICQDTGLPTFKVKTPVGVNQMEIKEVIRKAVAEATKNGKLRSNSVDSLTGSNTGDNLGEGTPVVKFEQWDQDYIDVRLILKGGGCENKNIQYSVPCELEGLGRAGRDLDGIRKCIMHSVYQAQGQGCSAGFIGVGIGGDRGSGYDLAKEQLFRNADDVNPIEDLRKLEEYVMENANKLGIGTMGFGGETTLLGCKIGVANRLPASFFVSVAYNCWAYRRQGVKINATTGAITEWHYQEGDDVDFAKQPQEEVAAAAETTDGPREVVLQAPVTEEQIRSLKVGDVVTINGRMYTGRDAIHHHLMDHDAPVDLNGQIIYHCGPVTLKDDQGVWHVKAAGPTTSIREEPYQGDIMKKFGIRAVIGKGGMGPKTLKALQEHGGVYLNAIGGAAQYYADCIESVDGVDLLEFGLPEAMWHLSVKGFKAVVTMDSHGNSLHEDVEKSSLEKLAQFKEKVFN; encoded by the coding sequence ATGGAACAATTATTTGAAAGTATGTACAAATTAGTTGTTGAAACATCTACAAAGTTACCAAAAGACGCACGCCGTGCCATTTACAAGGCAAAATTAAGTGAAAGTGCTGGCACAAGATCAGCAATTTCATTAGACACTATTTCTACTAATATTATTATGGCTGAGGAAAATATCTCACCAATTTGCCAAGACACAGGTCTTCCAACATTTAAAGTAAAAACTCCTGTTGGTGTAAATCAAATGGAAATTAAAGAAGTGATTCGTAAAGCGGTTGCAGAAGCAACAAAAAACGGAAAACTTCGTTCAAACTCAGTTGATTCTTTAACTGGCAGCAATACTGGCGACAACCTAGGGGAAGGAACACCTGTCGTAAAGTTTGAACAATGGGATCAAGATTATATCGATGTTCGCCTAATTTTAAAAGGCGGCGGTTGTGAAAATAAAAATATTCAATACAGTGTACCATGTGAATTAGAAGGTTTAGGACGTGCAGGTCGTGATTTAGATGGTATCCGCAAATGTATTATGCATTCTGTCTATCAAGCACAAGGTCAAGGATGCTCTGCCGGCTTTATCGGCGTTGGTATCGGCGGGGACCGCGGTTCAGGCTATGACCTTGCCAAAGAACAGCTTTTTAGAAATGCAGACGATGTAAATCCAATTGAAGATTTACGTAAACTTGAAGAGTATGTAATGGAAAATGCGAATAAGCTTGGTATTGGCACGATGGGCTTTGGTGGTGAAACTACATTACTAGGCTGTAAAATCGGTGTAGCAAATCGCCTTCCAGCAAGCTTCTTCGTATCAGTTGCTTATAACTGTTGGGCATACCGTCGTCAAGGCGTAAAAATCAACGCTACAACTGGTGCAATCACTGAATGGCATTACCAAGAAGGTGATGATGTTGATTTTGCGAAACAACCTCAAGAAGAAGTTGCTGCAGCAGCAGAAACTACTGATGGACCAAGAGAAGTCGTTTTACAGGCACCAGTAACTGAAGAACAAATCCGTTCTTTAAAAGTTGGTGATGTTGTAACGATTAACGGCAGAATGTACACAGGCCGTGATGCTATCCATCATCATTTAATGGACCACGATGCACCAGTTGATTTAAATGGTCAAATTATTTATCACTGTGGCCCAGTTACGTTAAAAGATGATCAAGGCGTATGGCATGTTAAAGCAGCAGGACCAACAACAAGTATTCGTGAGGAGCCTTACCAAGGCGATATCATGAAGAAATTTGGTATCCGTGCTGTTATTGGAAAAGGCGGAATGGGACCAAAAACATTAAAAGCATTACAAGAGCATGGCGGTGTCTACTTAAATGCAATCGGTGGTGCAGCACAATACTATGCGGATTGTATTGAAAGTGTTGATGGTGTAGATTTATTAGAGTTCGGTCTACCGGAAGCAATGTGGCATTTAAGTGTTAAGGGCTTTAAAGCAGTTGTAACAATGGATTCACATGGTAACAGCTTGCACGAAGATGTTGAAAAATCATCTCTAGAAAAGCTTGCCCAATTTAAAGAGAAAGTATTTAACTAA
- the cax gene encoding calcium/proton exchanger, with translation MVKKLFLILVLVGVPLSVAGSMFHFPTTVMFAIYCLTIIALAGYMGRATESLAVLAGERIGGLLNATFGNAVELIISIFSLKAGLVGVVLASLTGSVLGNLLLVAGLSFFVGGLKYKRQAFNVYDARHNSGLLVFAVIVAFVIPEVFSQGMVQSQKLALSTGISIILIILYLAALFFKLVTHRGVYQHKADKNVEHEEKAEWGIGKALVVLLIATIAVAFVSEKLVHTFAEVAETFGWSELFIGVIIVAIVGNAAEHASAIIMAYKNKMNVAVEIAVGSTLQVAMFVAPLLVIISLFFETSMPLVFTMPELISMVTAVLLTIVISNDGDTNWFEGATLLAAYSIMGIGFYLL, from the coding sequence ATGGTAAAAAAATTATTCCTGATTCTGGTTTTAGTTGGGGTGCCATTATCAGTTGCAGGAAGTATGTTCCACTTTCCAACGACGGTTATGTTTGCTATATATTGCTTAACAATTATTGCCTTAGCTGGTTATATGGGACGAGCAACAGAGAGTTTAGCTGTGCTCGCAGGTGAGCGGATTGGTGGTTTATTAAATGCAACCTTTGGGAATGCCGTTGAATTAATTATCTCGATTTTTTCGTTAAAGGCTGGTTTAGTTGGTGTTGTGCTTGCATCTTTAACTGGTTCGGTTTTAGGTAACTTACTATTAGTGGCTGGTTTGTCGTTTTTTGTTGGCGGTTTGAAATATAAGCGCCAAGCGTTTAATGTTTATGATGCAAGGCATAATTCAGGTCTGTTAGTTTTTGCTGTAATCGTCGCATTTGTCATTCCAGAGGTTTTTTCACAAGGGATGGTACAATCTCAAAAACTAGCTCTAAGTACGGGAATTTCAATCATTTTAATCATTTTATATTTAGCGGCACTTTTCTTTAAACTTGTTACTCATCGAGGTGTATATCAGCATAAGGCTGATAAGAATGTCGAACACGAAGAGAAAGCTGAATGGGGTATCGGAAAAGCACTTGTGGTTTTATTAATTGCAACTATAGCAGTTGCCTTTGTATCGGAAAAATTAGTACATACATTTGCGGAAGTAGCGGAGACTTTTGGCTGGAGCGAATTGTTTATTGGGGTCATTATCGTGGCGATTGTTGGAAACGCAGCAGAACATGCCTCAGCGATCATTATGGCTTATAAAAATAAAATGAATGTTGCCGTGGAAATTGCTGTGGGCTCAACGCTCCAAGTAGCAATGTTTGTTGCGCCTCTTTTAGTTATAATTTCGCTGTTTTTTGAAACATCGATGCCACTTGTTTTCACGATGCCAGAGTTAATCTCGATGGTTACTGCTGTATTATTAACAATTGTGATTTCAAATGATGGTGATACAAACTGGTTTGAAGGTGCAACATTGCTTGCAGCCTATTCGATTATGGGGATTGGGTTTTATTTGTTATAA
- a CDS encoding FAD-dependent oxidoreductase produces the protein MAKIVVLGAGFSGQTAALYLRKKLDKKHEVIVINPWPRFTYIPSLVWVGVGQMEPEKTMFELAPVFKKKGITFIQAWAREIHPDEQFVMTEAKDGTTQKVEYDYLINATGPHLNFEGTEGLGPDSGHSHSICNIHHAKMARDAYLEIVERMKKGENVKILIGTGHGQATCQGAALEYITNVHSDLVKRGLRERAKIMWISNEPALGDLGVGGIYAQKHGYIMKSEAFTKSLFAEQGIYYQVQTAVKKVENGKVTWENYAGEDGETEFDYAMLIPQFRGAKIKYIDKAGHEISSKLTNPGGFMLVDGGYGKQWDELKTSDWPSTYQSPFYPNMFAAGIAFAPPGSISKPHVTKNGTVITATAPRTGMAAGIIGKIVALNIIDMIEGKAPSHYESMTEMPGACIASLGKSTWNGSAASILMYPVTPDYEKYPEYGRDLKVCDMEIGLAGAWIKRTLHTMFLYKMKGNPGWSMIPE, from the coding sequence ATGGCGAAGATTGTCGTTTTAGGAGCTGGCTTTTCGGGACAAACAGCAGCATTGTATTTACGAAAAAAGTTAGATAAGAAACATGAAGTAATTGTTATTAATCCATGGCCAAGATTCACTTATATACCTTCATTAGTCTGGGTTGGCGTAGGTCAAATGGAACCTGAAAAAACAATGTTTGAATTAGCACCTGTTTTTAAAAAGAAAGGAATCACATTTATTCAAGCTTGGGCTAGAGAAATCCATCCAGATGAACAATTTGTAATGACAGAAGCAAAGGATGGGACAACACAAAAAGTGGAGTATGATTATTTAATCAATGCTACTGGACCTCATTTAAATTTTGAAGGAACAGAAGGATTAGGGCCTGACAGCGGACATTCACATTCCATTTGTAATATCCACCACGCCAAAATGGCTAGAGATGCTTATTTAGAAATTGTTGAACGCATGAAAAAAGGAGAAAATGTTAAAATTTTAATCGGAACGGGACATGGACAGGCTACTTGTCAAGGAGCGGCATTAGAATATATTACAAATGTTCATAGTGACCTTGTAAAAAGAGGATTAAGGGAACGCGCCAAAATTATGTGGATTTCAAACGAACCAGCTTTAGGCGATTTAGGCGTAGGCGGTATTTATGCCCAAAAACACGGATACATTATGAAATCTGAAGCTTTCACCAAATCCCTTTTTGCTGAACAAGGCATTTATTATCAAGTACAGACAGCCGTTAAAAAGGTTGAAAACGGAAAGGTCACTTGGGAAAATTACGCGGGAGAAGACGGAGAAACAGAGTTTGATTATGCAATGTTAATTCCACAATTTAGAGGAGCAAAAATTAAATATATAGATAAAGCGGGGCATGAGATCTCTTCTAAACTAACGAATCCTGGGGGTTTTATGTTAGTTGACGGTGGCTATGGGAAACAATGGGATGAATTGAAAACTTCAGATTGGCCTTCAACATATCAATCACCATTTTACCCTAACATGTTCGCAGCCGGAATCGCCTTTGCACCACCTGGTTCAATATCAAAGCCACATGTTACGAAAAATGGCACAGTGATAACCGCAACTGCACCGCGTACAGGAATGGCAGCTGGAATTATTGGTAAAATAGTTGCATTAAATATTATTGATATGATTGAAGGAAAAGCCCCTTCCCATTATGAATCAATGACAGAAATGCCTGGTGCGTGTATTGCTTCTCTCGGAAAATCAACATGGAATGGTTCAGCTGCTTCAATTTTGATGTATCCTGTTACACCAGATTACGAAAAGTATCCTGAATATGGAAGGGATCTTAAAGTATGTGATATGGAAATTGGACTTGCAGGTGCTTGGATAAAACGGACTTTACACACAATGTTCCTATATAAAATGAAAGGAAACCCTGGCTGGAGTATGATTCCCGAGTAA
- a CDS encoding BH0509 family protein — protein sequence MNRQERKNMIEFITKNRSFENEKLMYMTDEDIEHIYNSTYYQYEEFIEDNIIQ from the coding sequence ATGAATAGACAAGAACGGAAAAACATGATTGAATTTATTACTAAAAACAGAAGCTTTGAAAATGAAAAGCTAATGTATATGACCGACGAAGATATCGAGCACATTTACAACAGCACATATTATCAATACGAAGAATTTATTGAAGACAACATCATTCAGTAA
- a CDS encoding DMT family transporter → MAAEKFFTNKYGVIIAALLATFLWGSAFPFIKLSYHELDIESGETAQQLLFAGYRFFLASLFIIIFIVITKKKAIFKKETLKPVLKIGFFQTFIQYVFFYIGLSLSTGIQGSIIAGTTSFFQILFAHFMYKDEAINFRKSIGLIVGFTGVVIVNLTKGTFVLEFGLGEFFLLLSAMAGALGNLFARNGSMKIDVAYLTAYQMLFGSIGLLVSGAMFIGFAPFVFSIKALWMLLYLSFLSAAGFILWNNVMKYNEVGKVSMYLFFIPVFGVFLSSMLLGEQMHAYVLVGLIFVTTGIIIVNRKKQENLAHAK, encoded by the coding sequence TTGGCTGCGGAAAAATTTTTTACAAACAAGTATGGGGTTATTATTGCAGCACTACTAGCAACCTTTCTTTGGGGAAGTGCTTTTCCGTTTATAAAGTTAAGCTATCATGAGCTGGATATAGAAAGTGGGGAAACAGCTCAGCAATTATTGTTTGCGGGCTATCGTTTCTTCTTAGCCAGTCTATTCATCATAATTTTTATAGTGATTACAAAAAAGAAAGCAATATTTAAAAAGGAGACGTTAAAACCAGTACTGAAAATTGGTTTTTTCCAAACATTTATCCAATATGTTTTCTTTTATATTGGCTTAAGTTTAAGTACTGGCATTCAAGGCTCGATTATTGCGGGAACTACTTCTTTTTTTCAAATACTATTTGCCCATTTTATGTATAAAGATGAGGCGATAAACTTCCGAAAATCGATTGGTTTGATTGTCGGTTTTACAGGTGTGGTGATTGTTAATTTGACAAAAGGGACATTTGTATTGGAGTTTGGCTTGGGAGAGTTTTTTCTATTGTTATCAGCGATGGCTGGGGCGCTCGGAAATTTATTTGCCCGTAATGGCAGCATGAAAATCGATGTTGCTTATTTAACTGCCTACCAAATGCTTTTCGGCTCGATTGGTTTATTAGTGTCTGGGGCAATGTTCATCGGTTTTGCACCATTTGTTTTTTCCATTAAAGCATTGTGGATGCTTCTTTATTTGTCTTTTTTATCTGCAGCAGGATTTATACTTTGGAATAATGTGATGAAATATAATGAAGTAGGGAAAGTATCGATGTATTTATTTTTCATTCCCGTATTTGGTGTTTTTCTTTCATCAATGTTATTGGGGGAACAGATGCATGCCTATGTTTTAGTAGGACTTATTTTTGTAACAACGGGGATTATTATTGTTAATCGTAAAAAACAAGAAAATCTCGCTCATGCGAAATGA